One Desulforhopalus sp. DNA segment encodes these proteins:
- the pruA gene encoding L-glutamate gamma-semialdehyde dehydrogenase: MNLLNNAVINIPKPVNEPIYSYAPGSQERATLKKALADAAGKQLEIPLIIGGKEIKTGRLGKAVMPHDHQHVLATYHQAGPEEVRLAIDTAVAAQGMWQAFRWEERCAIFLKAAELLSSKYRALINAGAMLAGGKNAFQAEIDAACEFIDFLRFNVSYAQEIYEKQPESSAGVWNYTQHRPLEGFVFAVTPFNFTAIAGNLPTAPAIMGNTVVWKPASSLVYTPYLIMGILEEAGLPPGVINFVPGSGATVGDICLTDPNLAGVHFTGSTRVFHQMWRTIGENIGKYRSYPRIVGETGGKDFIFAHSSAAVQPLVTAMVRGAFEYQGQKCSAASRAYIPRSLWPAVEAGVRTEMARIKMGPPTDFRNFVGAVIDEGAFDTIAGYIDYAGKNPGGEILIGGKCDKSIGYFIEPTVILASDPHFKTMIEEIFGPVLTVYVYEDQQFAETLELCNSSSAYGLTGAIFAQERAAVSLAMARLEHAAGNFYINDKPTGAVVGQQPFGGGRASGTNDKAGSMANLMRWVSTRTIKETFVSPVEFSYPFMAAE, from the coding sequence ATGAATCTTCTTAATAATGCAGTTATCAATATCCCGAAACCGGTCAATGAACCGATCTACAGTTATGCCCCTGGCAGCCAGGAACGTGCTACCTTAAAAAAGGCCCTGGCCGATGCTGCCGGCAAACAGTTGGAGATACCGCTCATCATTGGCGGAAAAGAGATTAAAACCGGCCGGTTAGGTAAAGCAGTCATGCCGCATGACCACCAGCATGTTCTGGCCACATATCACCAGGCCGGGCCGGAAGAGGTACGACTTGCGATTGATACGGCGGTGGCGGCCCAGGGTATGTGGCAGGCCTTCCGTTGGGAAGAGCGCTGCGCGATCTTTTTAAAGGCCGCCGAGCTTTTGTCGAGCAAATACAGGGCTTTGATCAATGCCGGTGCTATGCTGGCCGGTGGGAAGAACGCCTTTCAAGCGGAGATCGACGCGGCCTGTGAGTTTATAGATTTTCTCCGCTTCAATGTCAGCTATGCCCAGGAGATCTACGAGAAGCAACCTGAGTCCTCGGCGGGAGTGTGGAATTACACCCAGCATCGGCCGCTGGAAGGGTTTGTTTTTGCGGTAACACCCTTCAACTTTACCGCAATTGCTGGAAACCTGCCAACCGCCCCGGCAATCATGGGCAATACCGTGGTCTGGAAACCGGCATCTTCCCTGGTATATACGCCGTATCTCATTATGGGGATTCTTGAAGAGGCCGGCCTGCCGCCGGGCGTGATCAATTTTGTCCCAGGCTCAGGGGCGACGGTCGGGGACATATGCCTCACCGATCCAAACCTCGCGGGAGTCCATTTTACCGGCTCGACCCGGGTGTTTCACCAGATGTGGCGGACTATTGGCGAAAATATCGGTAAATACCGGTCGTACCCACGTATTGTCGGTGAAACCGGTGGCAAGGATTTCATCTTCGCCCACAGTAGCGCTGCTGTCCAGCCGCTGGTAACTGCCATGGTCCGAGGGGCTTTTGAATACCAAGGCCAGAAATGTTCTGCAGCCAGCCGGGCCTACATCCCCCGCTCGCTCTGGCCGGCGGTTGAGGCCGGGGTACGGACGGAGATGGCCCGGATCAAGATGGGGCCGCCAACCGATTTCCGCAACTTTGTCGGAGCGGTGATTGATGAAGGGGCCTTTGATACCATTGCCGGATATATCGACTACGCGGGCAAAAATCCGGGAGGGGAGATCCTTATTGGCGGCAAATGTGACAAAAGCATTGGCTATTTCATCGAGCCAACGGTAATCTTGGCGTCCGACCCACATTTCAAAACCATGATTGAAGAGATCTTTGGGCCGGTATTGACAGTGTATGTGTACGAAGATCAGCAATTTGCCGAGACCCTGGAACTCTGTAACAGCTCTTCAGCCTATGGCCTTACAGGGGCCATTTTTGCCCAGGAGCGGGCGGCGGTGAGTCTGGCGATGGCTCGACTGGAGCATGCCGCGGGTAACTTTTATATCAACGATAAACCGACCGGTGCGGTGGTAGGCCAGCAGCCCTTTGGCGGCGGCAGAGCCTCCGGGACCAATGATAAGGCGGGTTCCATGGCCAATCTGATGCGTTGGGTTTCAACCCGGACGATAAAAGAAACATTTGTTTCTCCTGTTGAATTTTCGTATCCTTTTATGGCGGCAGAGTAG
- a CDS encoding 4Fe-4S binding protein, translating into MAKLKLKTIVINRDWCKGCGICVHLCPKKVLELDGSDKSVVVRPDDCICCRMCELRCPDLAIEVLIDEEGDENAK; encoded by the coding sequence ATGGCCAAACTGAAGCTGAAGACAATTGTGATCAACCGGGACTGGTGCAAGGGTTGTGGTATCTGCGTGCATTTATGTCCAAAAAAGGTCCTCGAATTGGACGGGTCGGATAAATCGGTGGTGGTTCGGCCGGATGACTGCATATGTTGTCGAATGTGCGAACTCCGCTGTCCGGATCTCGCCATTGAGGTGTTGATCGACGAGGAGGGGGATGAAAATGCCAAATAA
- a CDS encoding 2-oxoacid:acceptor oxidoreductase subunit alpha, which yields MPNNIRFVQGNEACVEGALYAGLEFFAGYPITPSTEIAEHLSERLPEIGGKFIQMEDEIASMCAIIGASLTGKKVMTATSGPGFSLKQEAIGYACMAEIPCVIANIQRGGPSTGNPTHVSQGDINQARWGTHGDHSIIALTASNHQDVFRMTVDAFNMAETYRTPVILLFDEVIGHMREKLILPEKGELDIVDRLRTSVAKDVDYHPYLPREDGRLPMSDFGGEHRYNVTGLFHDMWGFPSNNPQIVNELLHHLVDKIEKNVHAITRHKEHFLEGAEYILVSYGSSARSAIHLAKNRRNKGEKIGVLELQSIWPFPVELVKEKCSDAKAVLVVEMNMGQVLTQVKAAVKNPDRVFLANRIDGKLITPSDIKQLLRVIQGRGV from the coding sequence ATGCCAAATAATATTCGATTTGTGCAGGGAAATGAAGCCTGCGTGGAAGGGGCACTTTATGCCGGGCTCGAGTTTTTTGCGGGATATCCAATAACCCCTTCGACAGAGATTGCCGAGCACCTTTCAGAGCGTCTTCCGGAGATTGGCGGCAAGTTTATCCAGATGGAGGACGAAATTGCCTCGATGTGTGCCATTATCGGGGCATCTCTTACCGGCAAAAAGGTTATGACGGCCACCAGCGGTCCCGGATTTTCCCTGAAACAGGAAGCAATCGGTTATGCCTGCATGGCGGAAATTCCCTGTGTTATTGCTAATATACAGAGAGGTGGGCCGTCTACCGGCAATCCCACCCATGTAAGCCAGGGCGATATCAACCAGGCCCGCTGGGGCACCCACGGCGACCACTCGATCATTGCCCTTACCGCATCCAACCATCAGGATGTCTTCCGGATGACTGTTGATGCCTTTAATATGGCGGAAACCTATCGTACCCCGGTTATTCTCCTCTTCGACGAGGTTATCGGTCATATGCGTGAGAAGCTGATCCTTCCCGAGAAAGGTGAGCTGGATATCGTCGATCGGTTGCGGACCTCCGTGGCCAAGGACGTCGATTACCACCCCTACCTTCCCCGCGAAGACGGACGCCTGCCGATGTCTGATTTTGGTGGCGAACACCGCTATAATGTTACCGGACTGTTCCACGATATGTGGGGGTTTCCCTCCAATAATCCGCAAATTGTCAACGAGTTGCTGCATCATCTTGTGGACAAGATAGAGAAAAACGTTCACGCCATTACCCGCCACAAGGAACACTTTCTGGAGGGTGCGGAGTATATCCTGGTGTCCTATGGTTCGTCCGCCAGATCGGCCATTCACCTGGCGAAAAACAGGCGGAATAAGGGGGAAAAGATTGGGGTGCTTGAGCTCCAGTCCATTTGGCCATTCCCAGTCGAGCTGGTAAAGGAAAAGTGTTCTGATGCCAAGGCCGTGCTTGTCGTGGAAATGAACATGGGCCAGGTTTTGACACAGGTTAAGGCAGCAGTTAAAAACCCTGACAGGGTGTTTCTTGCCAATCGGATCGACGGGAAGCTCATTACCCCCTCGGACATCAAACAACTCCTTCGGGTTATCCAGGGGAGGGGAGTATAA
- a CDS encoding 2-oxoacid:ferredoxin oxidoreductase subunit beta, protein MAVKDYLRERFFPHMWCPGCGHGTILNSLARAVEDLQLNKNEIVMVSGIGCSARISGYVDFHSLHTLHGRALTFATGVKLSRPHLKVLVPMGDGDALAIGGNHFIHAARRNIDITAIVMNNRIYGMTGGQFSPLSGPGVKATTAPYRTIDSSFDVVELAKAAGASFVARSTAFHAKECTEMLTKAILHKGFSVVEILSQCPTHFGRKNKEGDAVSMLGLYKDNTAKLGSKALEERPGLIPRGIFVEKERPEYCEEYDKIIAMAMKEKAS, encoded by the coding sequence ATGGCAGTGAAAGATTATTTACGGGAACGGTTTTTCCCCCATATGTGGTGCCCGGGCTGTGGCCACGGAACCATCCTCAACTCTCTTGCTCGAGCCGTTGAAGACCTGCAGCTCAATAAAAACGAGATCGTCATGGTCTCGGGAATCGGCTGTTCGGCGAGAATTTCCGGCTATGTCGATTTTCACTCCCTGCATACCCTGCATGGCAGGGCTCTGACCTTTGCTACCGGAGTCAAGTTGAGCCGGCCGCATTTGAAGGTTCTGGTACCCATGGGTGACGGCGATGCCCTGGCCATTGGCGGCAATCACTTCATCCACGCGGCACGCCGCAATATTGATATAACCGCCATCGTCATGAACAACCGGATTTACGGGATGACCGGCGGCCAGTTTTCTCCACTTTCCGGACCGGGGGTAAAGGCGACTACCGCACCGTACCGGACCATTGACAGCAGTTTCGATGTGGTCGAATTGGCCAAGGCAGCGGGGGCATCCTTTGTCGCCCGCTCCACCGCCTTTCATGCCAAGGAATGCACCGAGATGTTGACCAAAGCCATTCTCCATAAAGGTTTTTCGGTGGTTGAGATACTGTCCCAGTGCCCGACCCATTTTGGCCGGAAAAACAAGGAGGGCGATGCCGTCAGCATGCTGGGGCTTTACAAAGACAACACGGCCAAACTTGGCTCTAAGGCATTGGAGGAACGGCCGGGCCTTATTCCCCGCGGTATTTTCGTCGAAAAGGAGCGACCTGAGTACTGCGAAGAGTATGACAAGATTATTGCCATGGCAATGAAGGAGAAGGCATCATGA
- a CDS encoding 2-oxoacid:acceptor oxidoreductase family protein codes for MMNSRVRMVFSGSGGQGVITAAIILAEAAVIYEGLNATQAQSYGAAARGGATRSDIIISEQEINFPEVSQPNILVCLTQEAYNTYSSIIRPGGTLLTDKRFVQTTRKVDAKQIELAMYEAVMEKIGKPVVFNICVLGALIGITEILQPQSVMAAVADRVPKDFLTMNNRAFDLGLVLGAQFHR; via the coding sequence ATGATGAACAGCAGGGTACGCATGGTTTTCTCAGGCTCAGGCGGGCAAGGAGTGATTACCGCGGCCATTATTCTCGCTGAGGCCGCAGTCATCTATGAAGGTTTAAATGCCACCCAGGCGCAGAGCTACGGCGCAGCGGCGAGGGGTGGGGCAACGCGCAGCGATATCATCATCTCCGAGCAGGAAATCAACTTTCCCGAGGTGAGCCAGCCGAACATCCTGGTGTGTTTAACCCAGGAGGCCTATAACACCTATTCATCAATTATTCGGCCGGGTGGCACCTTATTGACCGACAAACGCTTTGTGCAAACAACCCGCAAGGTGGATGCCAAACAAATTGAGCTGGCGATGTACGAGGCGGTTATGGAAAAGATAGGTAAACCGGTGGTATTCAACATCTGTGTCCTCGGCGCCCTTATTGGCATAACCGAGATCTTGCAGCCGCAATCGGTCATGGCGGCGGTTGCCGACCGGGTTCCCAAGGATTTCTTGACCATGAACAATCGGGCCTTTGACCTTGGCCTGGTGCTGGGGGCGCAATTTCACCGGTAA
- a CDS encoding tetratricopeptide repeat protein — MQDLQRLFAEAVVLHQGKQLVEAERLYLQVHRLLPDNINVLTNLAIVCRDLGKLDAAEAYCRQTLATAPDDPAQHLNLGAVLEAGNDPAKARAAYEKALELAPDHPKILNNLGKLLHQEGFTEKGLELIEKAIRIEPNYPLALNNLGVILSERGDLALAGKYLQKSADLDPGNVSTLYNLAGLYNAQNDFNAAVTILDRLLAIDPGHQPAQHMRAALSGTTPTSAPRQYVEEIFDKYAHRFDKHLEKTLGYTAPKALAAMVRETIPAALPFAAVLDLGCGTGLSGASFKEMSRRLVGVDVSGQMLAKAAGKNLYDRLEQEEILSFLERDKETYDLFIAADVLVYLGDPKPLFPMLAARSTAGAVVACSIERAQQTDSYQLHPSGRYAHNPLYLEQCAADGGFAVLSHQAHQIRKENGQWLDGDLYLLRKNS, encoded by the coding sequence ATGCAGGATCTACAAAGACTTTTTGCCGAAGCGGTTGTCCTCCATCAAGGCAAGCAGCTTGTTGAAGCGGAAAGACTGTATCTGCAGGTGCATCGTTTGTTGCCGGATAACATCAACGTTCTTACCAACCTGGCCATCGTCTGCCGCGATCTCGGGAAACTTGATGCAGCCGAGGCCTACTGCCGACAAACCCTTGCCACAGCACCCGATGATCCAGCCCAGCACCTTAATCTCGGGGCTGTCCTTGAGGCGGGAAATGATCCAGCCAAGGCAAGGGCCGCCTACGAAAAAGCTTTGGAACTTGCCCCGGACCATCCAAAAATCTTAAATAATCTTGGGAAACTACTCCATCAAGAAGGTTTTACGGAAAAAGGCCTGGAACTGATCGAAAAAGCCATCCGGATTGAACCAAACTACCCTCTGGCCCTCAATAACCTCGGGGTCATCCTGAGCGAACGAGGCGATCTCGCCCTGGCTGGCAAGTATCTGCAAAAAAGTGCCGATCTTGATCCCGGAAACGTCAGTACCCTCTATAACTTGGCCGGGCTGTATAACGCTCAAAACGATTTTAATGCAGCCGTAACCATCCTTGACCGACTCCTGGCTATCGATCCAGGGCACCAGCCGGCGCAACATATGCGGGCAGCCCTTTCAGGAACCACGCCAACATCGGCACCACGGCAATATGTGGAAGAAATCTTTGATAAATACGCCCATCGCTTTGACAAGCATCTGGAAAAAACACTCGGGTACACGGCACCCAAGGCCCTGGCGGCGATGGTCCGCGAGACCATTCCGGCGGCCCTGCCTTTTGCCGCCGTGCTCGATCTCGGCTGCGGCACTGGACTTTCCGGGGCGTCTTTTAAGGAGATGAGCAGGCGCTTGGTGGGCGTCGATGTTTCCGGGCAAATGCTTGCCAAGGCCGCCGGAAAAAATCTCTATGATCGTCTTGAACAGGAAGAAATTCTGTCCTTTCTGGAGCGGGACAAAGAAACATATGATCTCTTTATCGCAGCAGATGTCCTGGTGTATTTGGGCGACCCCAAACCCTTGTTCCCGATGCTTGCCGCCAGGTCAACCGCCGGTGCAGTGGTTGCCTGTTCCATTGAACGTGCGCAACAAACCGACAGCTATCAGCTTCACCCATCAGGACGCTACGCCCACAATCCACTCTACCTGGAGCAATGTGCTGCCGACGGGGGGTTTGCCGTACTCAGCCATCAGGCCCATCAAATCCGCAAGGAAAACGGGCAATGGCTGGATGGTGATCTGTATCTCTTGAGAAAAAATAGTTAA